A single Leptospira barantonii DNA region contains:
- a CDS encoding P83/100 family protein, whose translation MFRILIAFVCFGFSLSIFSQENSKLGEKEVRSSQRVQFINRSSARAGEEVRGTNEKVGSGLADILKKEPDKSHTQGGVSVTRIAPEEKKFGADVFGILEDSDYGHINSIQRILSGFVKSNFGYDDKNADILATYILYYNAIHRKDKAYIGKKYSNSVIKFVSVGSIGISKRYSEWPGKTQIIIPLMEDVLGKDVHTDELEDEVNKDLDKKKEGQSEKDKFNDLQNEKNKKELEELKRRKEENQNKQKEISDKETKTDKELQELNKDPVKNKTQIVEKKKEKEQIQKEKESAKKEEQKLKEKEKEVVKKDEERKSNNSSSSSSSSSSSSKSDSKNDSGSKSGGDNKSSSNDKKSEAELKKELADTKKELETKKEEEKKKEEFDKNVVGGKILFLKTLKYLDKGHYNNELQVLDPTKDDTIFRGDFNKICGRTFEIVDGKALVIGFEDGHSSSHKLILIDQETLKPTLSAEDNIFWRSPMIVKGDEIYAFEEVQEKYYLSRFGKDLKKQAKSSEEISPNSNVTFYGEKIYVTGKEESSGNVQITVFNKADLKLIKKIKP comes from the coding sequence ATGTTCAGAATCTTGATAGCGTTTGTATGTTTCGGTTTTTCTTTATCTATATTTTCTCAGGAAAATTCCAAACTCGGAGAGAAAGAAGTTCGTTCTTCTCAAAGGGTTCAATTTATCAATCGTTCCTCCGCTCGCGCCGGAGAAGAAGTCCGCGGAACCAACGAGAAAGTCGGTTCGGGTCTTGCGGATATTCTGAAAAAAGAACCGGATAAATCTCATACACAAGGCGGAGTCAGCGTTACGAGAATCGCTCCCGAAGAAAAAAAATTCGGCGCGGACGTATTCGGGATTCTCGAGGATTCGGATTACGGTCACATCAATTCGATCCAGAGAATTCTTTCCGGATTCGTAAAATCGAACTTCGGATACGACGATAAGAATGCGGACATTCTCGCCACGTACATTCTTTACTACAACGCGATTCATAGAAAGGACAAGGCTTACATCGGAAAGAAATATTCAAATTCCGTAATTAAGTTCGTAAGCGTAGGTTCCATCGGAATTTCGAAACGTTATTCGGAATGGCCCGGTAAAACTCAGATCATCATTCCTCTTATGGAAGACGTTCTCGGAAAGGACGTTCACACCGACGAACTCGAGGACGAAGTAAACAAGGATCTGGATAAGAAGAAGGAAGGACAATCCGAAAAGGATAAGTTCAACGATCTTCAAAACGAAAAGAACAAGAAAGAACTCGAAGAACTCAAACGCAGAAAAGAAGAGAATCAGAACAAACAAAAGGAAATTTCCGATAAGGAAACCAAAACCGATAAGGAACTTCAGGAACTCAATAAGGATCCGGTAAAAAATAAAACCCAGATCGTCGAAAAGAAAAAGGAAAAAGAGCAGATTCAAAAAGAAAAGGAATCCGCTAAAAAAGAGGAACAGAAGTTAAAGGAAAAAGAAAAAGAAGTAGTTAAGAAAGACGAAGAAAGAAAGAGCAACAACAGTTCTTCAAGTTCGTCCAGCTCTTCCAGTTCCTCTAAATCCGATTCCAAAAACGATTCGGGAAGTAAGTCCGGGGGCGATAACAAATCTTCTTCGAACGATAAAAAATCCGAAGCCGAGTTAAAGAAAGAACTCGCGGATACTAAAAAAGAATTGGAAACCAAAAAGGAAGAAGAAAAGAAAAAAGAGGAGTTCGATAAGAACGTTGTCGGCGGTAAAATTCTTTTCTTAAAAACCTTAAAGTATTTGGACAAAGGTCATTATAACAACGAACTTCAAGTGTTGGATCCGACCAAAGACGATACGATCTTTCGCGGTGACTTTAACAAGATCTGCGGAAGAACATTCGAAATCGTCGATGGAAAGGCTCTTGTGATCGGTTTTGAAGACGGTCACTCTTCCAGTCACAAGCTGATCTTGATCGATCAAGAAACTCTGAAGCCGACTCTTTCCGCGGAAGATAATATTTTCTGGAGATCTCCGATGATCGTAAAAGGCGACGAAATTTACGCCTTTGAAGAGGTTCAGGAAAAATACTATCTTTCCCGTTTCGGAAAAGATCTGAAAAAACAGGCGAAGTCTTCCGAAGAAATCAGCCCGAATTCGAACGTAACTTTCTACGGAGAAAAAATCTACGTAACCGGTAAGGAAGAAAGTTCCGGTAACGTTCAGATCACCGTTTTTAACAAAGCAGATCTGAAGTTGATTAAAAAGATTAAGCCGTAG
- the fliE gene encoding flagellar hook-basal body complex protein FliE, producing the protein MEINSNSSLWYTYNSGYNGGKAHPLSPKGDNVNVSTTEDRHYKDVKQPVSPDYVAESFSEAMKNALTSVNDLQVDADEMTQKMVFDPNSVDAHEVMITSEKARVALTFTKTIADGVVRAYRELTSLR; encoded by the coding sequence ATGGAAATCAATTCTAACTCGTCTCTTTGGTATACTTACAATTCCGGATACAACGGCGGTAAGGCGCATCCTCTCAGCCCGAAAGGCGATAACGTGAACGTATCCACAACCGAAGATAGACATTACAAAGACGTTAAACAACCCGTTTCTCCGGATTACGTGGCTGAAAGTTTTTCGGAAGCGATGAAGAACGCTCTTACCTCCGTGAACGATCTCCAAGTGGATGCGGATGAAATGACTCAGAAAATGGTTTTTGATCCGAATTCGGTGGACGCTCACGAAGTGATGATCACCTCCGAAAAAGCGAGAGTCGCTTTGACGTTTACAAAGACGATCGCGGACGGAGTTGTTCGTGCTTACAGAGAACTCACTTCTTTAAGATAA
- the flgC gene encoding flagellar basal body rod protein FlgC — protein sequence MGLFSSINISATGLSAQRLRMDVISNNIANSTTTRNTNGDGPFRRDRVVMTPINLRTRWKSPVYPFGVAPGEGKGVKVMKIEKDMTPLRLVYDPTHPDSIQIGPKKGYVEMPNVNIVTEMTDMISASRSYEANVQMINGSKAMFNKALEIGRA from the coding sequence ATGGGCCTTTTTTCATCGATCAACATTTCCGCTACAGGCTTATCCGCGCAAAGATTGAGAATGGATGTTATCTCGAATAACATCGCAAACTCGACTACGACTCGCAATACGAACGGGGACGGTCCTTTTAGAAGGGATCGAGTCGTTATGACTCCGATCAATCTGAGAACCAGGTGGAAAAGTCCCGTATATCCGTTCGGAGTCGCACCCGGAGAAGGTAAAGGTGTGAAGGTGATGAAAATCGAAAAGGATATGACCCCTCTTCGTCTGGTTTACGACCCGACTCACCCGGACTCGATTCAGATCGGTCCTAAGAAAGGTTATGTGGAAATGCCGAACGTCAACATCGTTACCGAAATGACGGATATGATCTCGGCTTCCAGATCTTACGAAGCGAACGTTCAGATGATCAACGGATCCAAAGCGATGTTCAACAAGGCTTTGGAAATAGGTAGAGCTTAA
- the flgB gene encoding flagellar basal body rod protein FlgB — protein sequence MFEKTHFMKTQDLLERGMNNSIFKRKVISDNIANADVPHFKRSEVIFESMIKRAVESEKIEAIKEVPTQISDERHIQFFKPLDYRGVQSKANIDYLTTMRADGNNVDVEKEVVEASNSQMQYMMMSERINQNYRDLKQVMRMA from the coding sequence ATGTTTGAGAAAACCCATTTCATGAAAACCCAGGATCTCCTGGAAAGAGGGATGAATAATTCCATTTTCAAGAGAAAAGTGATTTCGGACAACATTGCAAACGCGGACGTCCCTCATTTTAAAAGATCCGAAGTCATCTTCGAATCCATGATCAAAAGAGCCGTCGAATCCGAAAAGATCGAAGCGATCAAAGAGGTTCCGACCCAAATTTCGGACGAACGTCACATTCAATTTTTCAAACCCTTGGATTACCGCGGAGTTCAATCGAAAGCGAATATCGATTACTTAACTACCATGAGAGCGGACGGGAACAACGTGGACGTGGAAAAGGAAGTCGTGGAAGCCTCCAATTCCCAAATGCAATACATGATGATGTCCGAAAGAATCAACCAGAACTACAGGGACTTGAAGCAAGTCATGAGAATGGCTTAA
- a CDS encoding STAS domain-containing protein, whose amino-acid sequence MSENPETIEITPDLSILFNDYYAFRTMLMDAIAKKPKNIILNLGDIPVMNSISISSLVWFLKNARSEGISCTISAIHPDLLNTFEVLNLKEYLDAQ is encoded by the coding sequence ATGTCAGAGAACCCCGAAACAATCGAAATCACCCCGGATCTTTCGATCCTATTCAACGATTACTACGCATTCCGGACGATGCTCATGGATGCGATCGCGAAAAAACCGAAGAATATCATTCTCAATTTGGGGGATATTCCGGTAATGAATTCGATTTCGATCAGTTCCCTCGTTTGGTTTTTAAAGAATGCCCGTTCCGAGGGAATTTCCTGTACGATCAGCGCGATTCATCCCGATCTTCTCAATACCTTCGAAGTCCTGAATTTAAAAGAATACTTGGACGCTCAGTAA
- a CDS encoding LIC10301 family lipoprotein — protein sequence MKKLVLITSLILFLFSACKKKEELVLGDWIKVKNCPEKGECPNPEKGKGSHLLILPEGLAKYDTFHLTYKMQGDDIHFNLADLAFDLEYRILKVNDKELQLLNKKEDSVEFFEKK from the coding sequence ATGAAAAAATTAGTTCTCATAACATCCTTGATTCTGTTTCTATTCTCCGCTTGTAAGAAAAAAGAAGAATTAGTCTTAGGAGATTGGATCAAAGTAAAAAATTGTCCCGAAAAGGGAGAATGCCCGAATCCCGAAAAAGGAAAGGGATCTCATCTTCTCATCCTTCCCGAAGGACTTGCAAAATACGATACGTTCCATCTTACTTATAAGATGCAAGGGGACGACATTCATTTCAATCTTGCGGATTTGGCTTTCGATTTGGAATATAGAATTCTCAAAGTAAACGATAAAGAATTACAACTTTTGAATAAGAAAGAAGACAGCGTTGAGTTCTTCGAAAAAAAATAA
- a CDS encoding tetratricopeptide repeat protein: MNRLFLSFLILFFLSSEIFSDDEDENLPGNSPPVPNMEHSPGDPTEAARRRVQITALNTETVNLIRANNLARASVNIDKIKKLDENTVEYHYLKGSYLYAQGRYPQAKNSLLRAIQFHPGHDPSYYQLGMIFVQRSKWGRSLEYFQKAVELSNYNPFYRINLALAYFETGNYLRAKAEADRAIELKPNFRAAKLLLLKSNFLLGNKADAYSQCVDFVKEGFVSREYMLIHARLVMDIHQNYRKAIKIYNQYGELPFQEKRFLAHAYYNTGNYRMAAATYQTVIQFRIAEEEDKIQYIRSLSFIKDYRRLESFVTSWLQEEPDKRRKVQEALDIAELLKENESKVFHMFPSRSPY; encoded by the coding sequence ATGAATCGTTTGTTTCTTTCTTTTTTGATTTTGTTTTTTCTTTCATCGGAAATTTTTTCCGACGACGAAGACGAAAATCTTCCGGGAAATTCTCCACCCGTTCCGAATATGGAACATTCTCCCGGAGATCCGACCGAAGCGGCTCGTAGAAGAGTTCAGATCACCGCGCTCAATACCGAAACCGTCAATCTCATTCGTGCGAATAATCTTGCCCGCGCTTCCGTCAATATCGATAAGATCAAAAAGTTGGATGAGAATACGGTAGAATATCATTATCTAAAAGGTTCTTATCTTTACGCACAAGGACGTTATCCTCAGGCGAAAAATTCTCTCTTAAGAGCGATTCAATTCCATCCGGGTCACGACCCTTCCTACTATCAGTTGGGAATGATCTTCGTTCAAAGATCGAAGTGGGGGAGATCACTGGAATACTTTCAGAAAGCGGTGGAACTTTCCAATTACAATCCGTTCTATCGTATCAACTTAGCGCTCGCTTACTTCGAAACCGGTAATTATTTAAGGGCAAAGGCCGAAGCCGATCGCGCGATCGAACTCAAACCGAATTTTAGAGCGGCAAAACTTCTTCTTTTAAAATCCAATTTTCTTTTAGGTAACAAAGCCGATGCGTATTCTCAGTGTGTGGATTTCGTAAAGGAAGGTTTCGTTTCCCGCGAATACATGCTGATCCATGCAAGACTTGTAATGGACATTCATCAGAATTATAGAAAGGCGATTAAGATCTACAATCAATACGGCGAACTTCCGTTTCAGGAAAAAAGATTTTTAGCGCACGCATATTACAATACCGGCAACTACCGAATGGCGGCGGCCACGTATCAAACCGTGATTCAATTTAGGATCGCCGAGGAAGAGGATAAGATTCAATACATTCGTTCTCTTTCGTTCATCAAGGATTATAGAAGACTTGAATCTTTCGTTACTTCTTGGCTTCAGGAAGAACCGGACAAACGAAGAAAGGTGCAAGAAGCTTTGGACATCGCGGAACTTTTGAAGGAAAACGAGTCCAAGGTTTTTCATATGTTTCCTTCCCGTTCTCCGTATTGA
- a CDS encoding YbaN family protein → MEKKDYSDEVRLHRSKIIRFLLFIAGSVSLALGIIGIFTPILPTTPFLLLSAACYARASHRFYNWLMNNRYFGSYIRDWRIHKMIPLRAKIVAISMIFLSISTTVFFFIPILAVKILVSLIGILVVIYLIRIPTKPKS, encoded by the coding sequence ATGGAGAAAAAAGATTACAGCGACGAAGTCCGTCTGCATCGTTCCAAGATCATTCGTTTTTTATTGTTCATCGCCGGTTCGGTTTCTTTGGCTTTGGGGATTATCGGAATTTTTACACCTATTCTTCCCACAACCCCCTTTCTGCTTTTATCCGCGGCTTGTTACGCAAGAGCCTCGCATCGATTTTACAATTGGTTGATGAACAACCGATATTTCGGTTCTTATATTCGCGATTGGAGAATCCACAAAATGATTCCGCTCCGTGCTAAGATCGTTGCGATCTCTATGATTTTTTTATCGATCAGCACGACCGTTTTCTTTTTCATTCCGATTTTAGCGGTGAAAATTCTCGTTTCGTTGATCGGAATTTTAGTCGTGATCTATTTGATTCGGATTCCGACAAAGCCGAAAAGCTAA
- a CDS encoding dienelactone hydrolase family protein: MKLHQINPSIFLFLSILIVGCKHSKDDSPFLLAGGAAVIAQQIEIQSITSGPVLIDQDSELTNYKFKIYNPTQNLILDGYFSKPAGLGPFPLIVMMHGCAGAHSNSDATKPPASLFTEWAGRGKDLGYATLLIDSFTPRNADQNQCSNGSNVGTSEVTDRPTDAYAALGYVKRSKIINNNRIVLLGWSHGGSSVLSTSDTSTTAQYRTENSRPFKAVISFYPGCGLNNAFGGISTSQYLPFTHVKILAAGLDPLYTGGYCDTRISRAQTLGASAATNNSIAITVYPNTHHSFDEAKAVSAKFDANDVAAKPNADQEAVNFFQLYNP; the protein is encoded by the coding sequence ATGAAGTTACATCAAATCAATCCAAGTATCTTTCTATTCCTGTCGATTCTCATTGTTGGTTGTAAACATTCGAAGGATGATTCTCCCTTCCTTTTGGCGGGAGGCGCCGCGGTGATCGCTCAGCAAATCGAAATCCAAAGTATTACATCCGGACCGGTTTTGATTGATCAAGATTCGGAGCTTACGAACTACAAATTCAAAATCTACAATCCAACTCAAAACTTAATCTTGGATGGTTACTTTTCCAAACCCGCCGGATTGGGACCGTTCCCTCTGATCGTGATGATGCACGGTTGTGCGGGCGCTCATTCGAACAGCGACGCTACAAAACCACCCGCTTCCTTATTCACGGAATGGGCCGGTAGAGGGAAGGATCTGGGATACGCGACTCTTTTGATTGATAGTTTTACACCGAGAAACGCGGATCAAAATCAATGCAGTAACGGATCGAATGTAGGAACATCCGAAGTAACAGATAGACCAACGGACGCGTATGCGGCGCTTGGTTACGTAAAAAGATCCAAGATCATCAACAACAATCGAATCGTTTTATTGGGATGGTCGCACGGCGGAAGTAGCGTTTTATCAACCTCGGATACGAGCACTACGGCTCAATATCGAACCGAAAATTCAAGACCATTCAAAGCGGTGATTTCTTTTTATCCGGGATGCGGCCTGAACAACGCGTTCGGCGGAATATCCACGAGCCAATATTTACCGTTTACACATGTAAAAATTCTCGCGGCAGGATTGGATCCTCTTTACACGGGCGGCTATTGCGACACGAGAATTTCCAGAGCACAAACGTTAGGCGCAAGCGCCGCAACAAACAACTCGATCGCCATAACCGTTTACCCGAATACACATCATAGCTTCGACGAAGCCAAGGCGGTTTCGGCAAAATTCGACGCAAACGACGTGGCCGCAAAACCGAATGCGGATCAGGAAGCGGTGAATTTTTTCCAGCTCTATAATCCATAA
- a CDS encoding NAD(P)(+) transhydrogenase (Re/Si-specific) subunit beta: MEKSIINLIYLLSSVLFIVGLKLLSHPKTAVRGNFVGAVGMFFAVAAALVEKGLAYEYILAGFVVGTAIGIYLSVKVEMTSMPQLVAALNGFGGLGSFLVAGAAVMEVLHQGTNLEVLKSYQFTISTAASGIIGAVTLTGSFVAYGKLQGILSEKAVRYPGDQIVKVIFFIASIALSYYVVTQPERIEWYWYVVVAGSVLGILLVMPIGGADMPVVIALLNSYSGIAASATGFVLGNNVLIIAGSLVGASGIILTQIMCKAMNRSLPNVLFGGLGAAVDNSKGSEDIYAGKTKSTSAEEVAMLLDMAQRVVIVPGYGMAVAQAQHAVRDLYNILTDRGIDVEFAIHPVAGRMPGHMNVLLAEADIPYDKMKEMDEINPSFEQVDVVIINGANDVVNPLAKTDPSSPIAGMPILDVDKAKTVIVIKRSLSPGFAGVPNPLFIQDNALMYFQDGKKATQEIVTALKDT; this comes from the coding sequence ATGGAAAAATCAATTATCAATTTAATTTATCTTCTCTCCTCCGTTCTTTTTATCGTAGGATTGAAACTTCTTTCTCACCCTAAGACTGCGGTGAGAGGAAACTTCGTAGGCGCGGTCGGTATGTTCTTTGCCGTAGCCGCGGCTCTCGTAGAAAAGGGTCTTGCTTACGAATATATCTTAGCGGGATTCGTCGTAGGAACCGCGATCGGAATTTATCTCTCCGTAAAAGTGGAGATGACTTCCATGCCTCAGCTCGTCGCGGCGCTGAACGGTTTCGGTGGTCTTGGTTCCTTCTTAGTCGCTGGTGCGGCCGTAATGGAAGTCCTTCACCAAGGAACCAATCTTGAAGTCCTCAAGTCGTATCAATTTACGATTTCAACCGCCGCATCCGGAATCATCGGAGCGGTAACTCTTACGGGAAGTTTCGTAGCTTACGGAAAGTTACAGGGAATTCTTTCCGAAAAAGCGGTTCGTTATCCTGGCGATCAAATCGTAAAAGTAATCTTCTTCATTGCTTCGATCGCACTGAGCTATTACGTTGTAACTCAACCTGAAAGAATCGAATGGTATTGGTATGTAGTAGTAGCAGGTTCCGTTTTAGGAATCCTTCTCGTAATGCCGATCGGTGGAGCGGATATGCCTGTGGTAATCGCGCTTCTAAACTCTTATTCCGGAATCGCGGCTTCCGCAACGGGATTCGTTCTCGGCAATAACGTTCTTATCATCGCGGGTTCGCTCGTGGGAGCTTCCGGAATCATTCTTACACAGATCATGTGTAAGGCGATGAACCGCTCTCTTCCGAACGTTCTTTTCGGCGGACTCGGCGCGGCGGTCGACAACTCCAAAGGTAGTGAAGACATCTACGCTGGAAAAACCAAAAGCACTTCCGCTGAAGAAGTTGCAATGCTCTTGGATATGGCTCAAAGAGTTGTAATCGTTCCCGGTTACGGAATGGCGGTTGCACAAGCTCAGCACGCAGTAAGAGATCTTTATAATATTCTAACGGACAGAGGAATCGACGTAGAATTCGCGATTCACCCGGTTGCGGGAAGAATGCCGGGTCACATGAACGTTCTTCTTGCGGAAGCGGATATCCCTTACGACAAGATGAAAGAAATGGACGAAATCAATCCATCTTTCGAACAAGTAGACGTGGTAATCATCAACGGTGCGAACGACGTGGTAAACCCTCTTGCGAAAACGGATCCAAGTAGCCCGATCGCGGGAATGCCAATTCTGGACGTAGACAAAGCTAAGACGGTTATCGTAATCAAACGAAGCTTGAGCCCTGGATTTGCGGGAGTTCCAAACCCGTTGTTTATCCAAGACAACGCTCTTATGTATTTCCAAGACGGAAAGAAAGCGACTCAAGAGATCGTTACCGCTCTCAAAGATACCTAA
- a CDS encoding NAD(P) transhydrogenase subunit alpha — protein sequence MEQFVGYLTIFLLAVFVGFEVITRIPPLLHTPLMSGSNAISGITIIGAILSLHSINGPMINIIGFIAMVAATINVVGGFWVTHRMLGMFKKKEK from the coding sequence ATGGAACAGTTCGTAGGCTACCTGACGATCTTTTTATTAGCCGTATTCGTAGGTTTCGAGGTTATCACTAGAATTCCTCCCCTTTTACATACTCCTCTTATGTCGGGTTCCAATGCGATTTCCGGAATCACGATCATTGGAGCGATTCTTTCTCTTCATTCAATCAACGGTCCTATGATCAATATTATCGGATTTATCGCGATGGTTGCGGCAACCATCAACGTCGTGGGCGGATTTTGGGTAACCCACAGAATGTTAGGAATGTTCAAGAAGAAAGAAAAGTAA
- the queC gene encoding 7-cyano-7-deazaguanine synthase QueC codes for MNPTNDTNLKRKNSDTKNPKKSSKESSKNFSNNKAVVLLSGGLDSTTCLYQALADGKQIQALSFDYGQRHRIELSYAKKITRKLGIPHTIQKLKPELFLGSSLTQKSIKVPKNSLGKDEIPNTYVPGRNILFLSFAVSLAEGTGSDSIYIGVNAMDYSGYPDCRPEFIKMYEMAIQLGTKKGSQGSPIKILTPLQNLTKKEIVLLGNRLKVPFHLTFSCYDPKNGKACGKCDACLLRKKGFQETGVSEK; via the coding sequence TTGAATCCAACAAACGATACGAATTTAAAACGGAAGAATTCCGATACGAAGAATCCGAAAAAATCTTCAAAAGAATCCTCCAAAAATTTTTCGAACAACAAAGCGGTCGTTCTTTTATCCGGCGGGCTGGATTCCACAACCTGTCTTTATCAAGCCTTGGCGGACGGAAAACAAATCCAAGCTCTCTCATTTGATTACGGACAAAGACATAGAATCGAATTGTCTTACGCAAAAAAGATAACCCGTAAATTAGGAATTCCTCACACGATTCAAAAGTTAAAACCTGAATTGTTTTTAGGATCTTCTCTCACTCAAAAATCGATCAAGGTTCCGAAAAATTCTTTGGGAAAAGACGAGATCCCGAACACATACGTTCCAGGAAGGAATATTCTATTTCTTTCCTTTGCGGTTTCTCTCGCGGAAGGAACCGGTTCCGATTCGATTTATATCGGCGTCAACGCGATGGATTATTCGGGTTATCCGGATTGTAGACCGGAGTTCATCAAGATGTATGAGATGGCGATCCAACTCGGAACCAAAAAAGGAAGCCAAGGTTCTCCGATCAAAATCCTAACCCCGCTTCAAAATCTTACGAAGAAAGAAATCGTTCTTCTCGGGAATCGATTGAAGGTTCCCTTTCATCTTACATTCTCCTGCTACGACCCAAAGAACGGGAAAGCCTGTGGAAAATGCGACGCCTGTCTCTTGAGAAAAAAAGGTTTTCAGGAGACAGGAGTTTCTGAAAAGTGA
- the queD gene encoding 6-carboxytetrahydropterin synthase QueD yields the protein MEEIELTKEFRFDAAHLLPNVPDGHKCKRLHGHSFRFKLHLKGKIDPKTGWLIDYAEVSKIVKPLIENHLDHYYLNEVPGLENPTSENISIWLWNHIKPLLPLLYKITLNETCTSASIYEGPKNSSQG from the coding sequence ATGGAAGAAATCGAACTCACCAAAGAATTCCGCTTCGACGCCGCTCATCTTTTACCGAACGTACCCGACGGCCATAAATGCAAACGACTGCACGGTCATAGCTTTCGATTTAAACTTCATTTAAAAGGAAAGATCGATCCTAAAACGGGTTGGCTCATCGACTACGCGGAAGTCAGCAAGATCGTTAAACCTCTCATCGAAAATCATCTCGATCACTATTATCTCAACGAAGTTCCCGGACTTGAGAACCCTACGTCGGAAAACATTTCGATCTGGCTTTGGAATCATATCAAACCCTTGTTGCCCTTGCTTTATAAAATTACTCTGAACGAAACGTGCACAAGCGCCAGCATCTATGAAGGTCCGAAAAATTCTTCCCAAGGATAA
- a CDS encoding ankyrin repeat domain-containing protein, protein MNETREPKFIKAKAEHRYALMRWIEKNEIEMIREELELRGKDFYRNSPLFFAASENSPATLKFLESFGLPLDTRDSNGNTLHFYACRDRGKAEVVEYLLHKNVMPDPKDVVEAAHSGKIEILKLYQSAGIDLKSSNIRNDHYTILEIATFSGLESVKFLLEQGLKLEDSVLPRAVNLGKFDLVRYLVTEQKADPNTKVYERNAIHEACLGPSNHNPSDYLEILKFLHENGGDLNSASNWIPNTHAYTPLHFACRPGPQDKTPIIEYLLENGADLDLENPNSALSIADTKTRKQVLKFLETRKETPISKILSKSR, encoded by the coding sequence ATGAACGAAACCCGCGAACCTAAATTCATAAAAGCCAAAGCTGAACATCGTTACGCTCTGATGCGATGGATCGAAAAGAACGAAATCGAAATGATAAGGGAAGAATTAGAACTGAGAGGCAAAGACTTCTACAGAAATTCTCCCTTATTTTTTGCGGCGAGCGAAAACAGCCCCGCGACTTTGAAATTCCTGGAAAGCTTCGGATTGCCCTTGGACACAAGAGATTCCAACGGAAACACGCTTCATTTTTACGCGTGTCGTGATCGGGGAAAAGCGGAAGTCGTCGAATATCTACTTCATAAAAACGTAATGCCCGATCCTAAGGACGTGGTCGAGGCCGCACATTCCGGAAAAATCGAAATTCTAAAGTTATATCAGAGCGCGGGAATCGATTTAAAAAGCTCTAATATTCGAAACGACCACTACACGATTCTCGAGATCGCGACTTTTAGCGGATTAGAATCGGTGAAATTCCTTTTAGAACAAGGATTAAAACTGGAAGATTCCGTTCTTCCCAGGGCCGTAAACTTGGGAAAGTTCGATCTGGTTCGTTATTTGGTCACTGAACAAAAAGCGGATCCGAATACAAAGGTTTACGAAAGAAACGCGATTCATGAAGCGTGTTTGGGTCCTTCCAATCACAATCCTTCCGACTATCTGGAAATCTTAAAATTTTTACACGAGAATGGAGGCGATCTCAACTCCGCTTCGAATTGGATTCCGAATACACACGCTTATACTCCGTTGCATTTCGCGTGCAGACCCGGACCTCAGGATAAGACTCCGATCATCGAATATCTTTTGGAAAACGGAGCCGATCTCGATTTGGAAAATCCGAATTCGGCTTTGAGCATCGCGGATACAAAAACTAGAAAACAGGTTTTGAAATTTTTGGAAACGAGAAAGGAAACCCCGATATCGAAAATCCTTTCCAAATCTCGTTAA